A portion of the Elusimicrobiales bacterium genome contains these proteins:
- a CDS encoding P-II family nitrogen regulator, producing the protein MSSEYGKAVITIVVQRRHGSAVVEAALALGAEGVTYFYARGTGLRQKLGFLGRLIDAEKQVVLLAVPADKASDMLDLIIKKTGLDKPGHFFAFIQPASRVVCGGGY; encoded by the coding sequence ATGTCCAGCGAATATGGAAAAGCGGTCATAACCATAGTGGTGCAGCGCAGGCACGGCTCTGCGGTGGTAGAAGCCGCCCTCGCCCTGGGCGCGGAAGGCGTCACCTATTTTTACGCCAGAGGAACGGGCTTGCGCCAGAAACTCGGCTTTCTGGGCAGGCTGATAGACGCGGAAAAGCAGGTGGTCCTGCTTGCTGTTCCGGCGGACAAGGCCAGCGATATGCTGGATTTGATAATAAAAAAGACCGGGCTGGACAAGCCGGGGCATTTTTTCGCTTTCATACAGCCGGCGTCGCGCGTGGTTTGCGGCGGCGGTTATTGA